From Triticum aestivum cultivar Chinese Spring chromosome 4A, IWGSC CS RefSeq v2.1, whole genome shotgun sequence, a single genomic window includes:
- the LOC123085998 gene encoding protein ELF4-LIKE 4, with translation MEGESFSGMGNGGGGGGGGHHQVVDGKLIQTFHKSFVQVQSILDQNRMLISEINQNHESRAPDSLTRNVGLIRELNNNIRRVVGLYADLSASFAHRGAAMDGGSSEGDSSGTLRSSDAAGRAAAAAGQKRVRPG, from the coding sequence ATGGAAGGCGAGAGCTTCTCGGGGATGGgcaatggaggcggcggcggcggaggggggcACCACCAGGTGGTGGACGGGAAGCTGATCCAGACGTTCCACAAGAGCTTCGTGCAGGTGCAGAGCATCCTGGACCAGAACCGGATGCTCATCTCCGAGATCAACCAGAACCACGAGTCCCGGGCGCCGGACAGCCTCACCCGCAACGTCGGACTCATTCGGGAGCTCAACAACAACATCCGCCGCGTCGTCGGCCTCTACGCCGACCTCTCCGCCTCCTTCGCGCACCGTGGTGCCGCCATGGACGGCGGCTCCTCGGAGGGCGACTCTTCGGGCACGCTGCGCTCCTCCGATGccgccggccgcgccgccgccgccgccggacagaAGCGCGTCCGACCCGGCTAG